In one Pseudomonas purpurea genomic region, the following are encoded:
- a CDS encoding DUF4123 domain-containing protein, with the protein MSTLEQWLHDQSATGRHFYLVLDSLGQADERNTLVSELGTQRYRNLYIGTPAESLAKNGPYLFELDSFDLPALRTLLTSPERNWGWLASAENTDLDTLSAHWRERLVTGERPHQAVYRFHDNRVLARALAYLPPEQRPEYLGSMASVCYWQVEQWRVTDNPAPGQYPLPTDPAWCHTPTPEATFKGVQFDNTRRYLVREHTDNLLSLAQQQDIDTWLRGQFDLAHTWGWQEPDSIHFLLTQSLQAPDYTPPKNWQPQPNETPAMHFDRVYQETLYWQGDAPV; encoded by the coding sequence ATGAGCACGTTGGAGCAATGGCTACACGACCAGTCCGCGACAGGGCGGCACTTTTACCTGGTGCTGGACTCCCTCGGGCAAGCAGATGAGCGCAATACGTTGGTCAGCGAGCTGGGAACTCAGCGCTACCGTAACCTGTACATTGGTACACCCGCTGAGTCGCTGGCGAAAAACGGGCCGTACCTGTTTGAACTCGACTCGTTTGATCTCCCGGCGCTCCGGACCTTGCTCACGTCGCCAGAGCGCAACTGGGGTTGGCTGGCCAGCGCTGAAAACACCGACCTCGATACGCTGAGCGCCCATTGGCGCGAGCGTCTGGTGACTGGCGAACGCCCCCATCAAGCCGTCTATCGTTTCCACGATAACCGCGTGTTAGCACGTGCGCTGGCCTACCTGCCACCTGAACAGCGCCCGGAGTATCTGGGGTCGATGGCCAGCGTATGTTATTGGCAGGTTGAGCAATGGAGGGTCACTGACAACCCCGCGCCGGGCCAGTACCCGCTGCCAACAGACCCCGCCTGGTGTCATACCCCTACGCCAGAAGCCACATTCAAGGGCGTACAGTTCGACAATACGCGCCGCTACCTGGTCCGCGAACACACCGACAACCTGCTCAGCCTGGCCCAGCAGCAGGACATTGATACCTGGCTACGCGGCCAGTTCGACCTGGCGCACACCTGGGGTTGGCAGGAACCGGACAGCATTCATTTTTTACTGACGCAAAGCTTGCAAGCGCCGGATTACACCCCACCAAAAAACTGGCAACCCCAGCCCAATGAAACCCCGGCGATGCACTTTGACCGGGTTTATCAGGAAACGCTGTATTGGCAGGGAGATGCCCCCGTATGA